The Artemia franciscana chromosome 9, ASM3288406v1, whole genome shotgun sequence region gtgaataactggtaaattaccagttaaacacggttcttttgcaattacatttgaaaacagctattcctgttggtgtttaatgtcataCTATATCTCTTTACTAAGTGTTTTGTTCTTCTGGGtccttaagagaaaaattatttttgatcgtgagaacttggttatttttcaagtatacttgtaaaacagcgtgagaacttggtcgtttttcaaatatactggaaaaatatcgtgaataactggtaaattaccagttaaacacggttcttttgcaattacatttgaaaacagctatttctgttggtgtttaatgtcaAACTATAACTCTTTACTGACTGTTGCGTTCTTTCtggtccttaaaaaaaaattagtttaatattttttaaagttataaccATGCGAAAAACCGACTAGCTGCTGTGTAGAACAACTAGGCACTGAAGTttaaaacatgaacaaaaaaaaacttttttctttaggcTTGTGCTCATAGAATTGAGTTCCAGGAGACATATAGAATCATAGGAAAGAATATGCAACACTTTATAGCTTTCTTAGTAtttgaaatagtattttcattttttgatcgtgagaacctggttatttttcaagtatacttgtaaagaagcgtgagaacttggtcgtttttcaaatataatggaaaaatatcgtgaataactggtaaattaccagttaaacacggttcttttgcaattacatttgaaaacagctattcctgttggtgtttaatgtcataCTATATCTCTTTACTAAGTGTTTTGCTCTTCTGGGtccttaagagaaaaattatttttgatcgtgagaacttggttatttttcaagtatacttgtaaaacagcgtgagaacttggtcgtttttcaaatatactggaaaaatatcgtgaataactggtaaattaccagttaaacacggttcttttgcaattacatttgaaaacagctattcctgttggtgtttaatgtcaAACTCTAACTCTTTACTGAGTGTTGCGTTCTTCCtggtccttaaaaaaaaattagtttaatattttttaaagttataaccATGCGAAAAACCGACTAGCTGCTGTGTAGAACAACTAGGCACTGAAGTTtaaaaacatgaacaaaaaaaaacttttttctttaggcTTGTGCTCATAGAATTGAGTTCCAGGAGACATATAGAATCATAGGAAAGAATATGCAACACTTTATAGCTTTCTTAGTAtttgaaatagtattttcattttttgatcgtgagaacctggttatttttcaagtatacttgtaaagaagcgtgagaacttggtcgtttttcaaatatactggaaaaatatcgtgaataactggtaaattaccagttaaacacggttcttttgcaattacatttgaaaacagctattcctgttggtgtttaatgtcataCTATATCTCTTTACTAAGTGTTGTGTTCTTCCGGGTacttaagagaaaaattatttttgatcgtgagaacttggttatttttcaagtatacttgtaaagctgcgtgagaacttggtcgtttttcgaatatactggaaaaatatcgtgaataactggtaaattaccagttaaacacggttcttttgcaattacatttgaaaacagctattcctgttggtgtttaatgtcaAACTATAACTCTTTACTGACTGTTGCGTTCTTTCtggtccttaaaaaaaaattagtttaatattttttaaagttataaccATGCGAAAAACCGACTAGCTGCTGTGTAGAACAACTAGGCACTGAAGTttaaaacatgaacaaaaaaaaacttttttctttaggcTTGTGCTCATAGAATTGAGTTCCAGGAGACATATAGAATCATAGGAAAGAATATGCAACACTTTATAGCTTTCTTAGTAtttgaaatagtattttcattttttgatcgtgagaacctggttatttttcaagtatacttgtaaagaagcgtgagaacttggtcgtttttcaaatataatggaaaaatatcgtgaataactggtaaattaccagttaaacacggttcttttgcaattacatttgaaaacagctattcctgttggtgtttaatgtcataCTATATCTCTTTACTAAGTGTTTTGCTCTTCTGGGtccttaagagaaaaattatttttgatcgtgagaacttggttatttttcaagtatacttgtaaaacagcgtgagaacttggtcgtttttcaaatatactggaaaaatatcgtgaataactggtaaattaccagttaaacacggttcttttgcaattacatttgaaaacagctattcctgttggtgtttaatgtcaAACTCTAACTCTTTACTGAGTGTTGCGTTCTTCCcggtccttaaaaaaaaattagtttaatattttttaaagttataaccATGCGAAAAACCGACTAGCTGCTGTGTAGAACAACTAGGCACTGAAGTTtaaaaacatgaacaaaaaaaaacttttttctttaggcTTGTGCTCATAGAATTGAGTTCCAGGAGACATATAGAATCATAGGAAAGAATATGCAACACTTTATAGCTTTCTTAGTAtttgaaatagtattttcattttttgatcgtgagaacctggttatttttcaagtatacttgtaaaacagcgtgagaacttggtcgtttttcaaatatactggaaaagtatcgtgaataactggtaaattaccagttaaacacggttcttttgcaattacatttgaaaacagctattcctgttggtgtttaatgtcaAACTATAACTCTTTACTGAGTGTTGCGTTCTTCCtggtccttaaaaaaaaattagtttaatattttttaaagttataaccATGCGAAAAACAGACTAGCTGCTGTGTAGAACAACTAGGCACTGAAGTTtaaaaacatgaacaaaaaaaaacttttttctttaggcTTGTGCTCATAGAATTGAGTTCCAGGAGACATATAGAATCATAGGAAAGAATATGCAACACTTTATAGCTTTCTTAGTAtttgaaatagtattttcattttttgatcgtgagaacctggttatttttcaagtatacttgtaaagaagcgtgagaacttggtcgtttttcaaatatactggaaaaatatcgtgaataactggtaaattaccagttaaacacggttcttttgcaattacatttgaaaacagctattcctgttggtgtttaatgtcataTTATATCTCTTTACTAAGTGTTGTGATCTTCCGGGTCCTtaggagaaaaattatttttgatcgtgagaacttggttatttttcaagtatacttgtaaagcagcgtgagaacttggtcgtttttcgaatatactggaaaaaatatcgtgaataactggtaaattaccagttaaacacggttcttttgcaattacatttgaaaacagctattcctgttggtgtttaatgtcataCTATATCTCTTTACTAAGTGTTTTGTTCTTCTGGGtccttaagagaaaaattatttttgatcgtgagaacttggttatttttcaagtatacttgtaaaacagcgtgagaacttggtcgtttttcaaatatactggaaaaatatcgtgaataactggtaaattaccagttaaacacggttcttttgcaattacatttgaaaacagctattcctgttggtgtttaatgtcaAACTATAACTCTTTACTGAGTGTTGCGTTCTTCCtggtccttaaaaaaaaattagtttaatattttttaaagttataaccATGCGAAAAACCGACTAGCTGCTGTGTAGAACAACTAGGCACTGAAGTttaaaacatgaacaaaaaaaacttttttctttaggcTTGTGCTCATAGAATTGAGTTCCAGGAGACATATAGAATCATAGGAAAGAATATGCAACACTTTATAGCTTTCTTAGTAtttgaaatagtattttcattttttgatcgtgagaacctggttaattttcaagtatacttgtaaagaagcgtgagaacttggtcgtttttcaaatatactggaaaaatatcgtgaataactggtaaattaccagttaaacacggttcttttgcaattacatttgaaaacagctattcctgtTGGTTTTTAATGTCATACTATATCTCTTTACTAAGTGTTGTGTTCTTCCGGGtccttaagagaaaaattatatttgatcgtgagaacttggttatttttcaagtatacttgtaaagTAGCGTGAGGAACTTGGTCGTTTTTTcgaatatactggaaaaatattgtgaataactggtaaattaaCAGTTAAATTACCAGTTAAGTAGTATTtgtaaaactactactactactactactcgtGACAGGGGGACCTCTTACGCCGATTGACAGGGGGACCTATCGAAATTTTCATGTATACCTGAAAATGGACAGGTTCTCACGCTGTTTGACCGGGGGGACCTATCTAAACTTTCAAATATACCTGAAAAAATGGGCAGGTTCTCACGCAATGTGACAGGGGGGACCTATCTAAATTTTCATGTATACCTGAAAATGGACAGGTTCTCACGCTGTTTGACCGGGGGGACCAATCTAAACTTTCAAATGTACCTGAAAAATGGGCAGGTTCTCACGCCGTGTGACAGGGGGACCTATCTAAATTTTCATGTATATCTGAAAATAGACAGGGACTCACGCTGTTTGACCGGGACTGGGACTAGGACTAGGACTAGTAACTAGGACTAGGACTGGTCCTCGGTTACCCTAGCCCCAGGACTAGGACTAACGCCTTAAATGCAGCCCCACTCTAGGGGCCTTTTTGAATGCCATGGACCTCCATAGGGTTCCCCTAGAGTGATCCTAATTCCCCAAATGCAACCCCAGGGCCATAGGATCATTCCAGGTTCCCCTTTGACCACTTTAGGGGATTGTAGTGGGCCCCGGCACCATTTAATTCCCTAGAGTGGTCCTAGGTGCCATTAGGACTAAGACTAGGGAAACTAGGACTAGGACTGGTCCTAGTTTCCCCTAGCACCAGGACTAGGACTAACATGCCTCAAATGTAGCCAATATCTAGGACCTTTTTGAGTTCCCCAGGACTTCCGTAGAGTTCCCCTAGAGTGGTACTAGTTTCTCCGAAGCATTCCCAGTGCCTTAGGGCAATGCCAGGTCCTCCTTGGGACCGCCTTAAGGAATTTCAGCACCACTCAAGTGCTCCTAAAGAGGTCCTAGGTATCTTTAAGACTAAGACTAGAGAAACTAAGACTAGGACTGGTCCTGGGTTTCCCTAGATCCAGGACTATGACTAACAAGCCTAAAAGGCAACCCCACTCTAGGGCCTTTTTGAGTGCCCTGGGACCACCGTAAGGTTCCCCTTGAGTGGGTCTAGTTTTCCCTAAAGCAGCTCCAGGGCCCTAGGGCCATTTCAGGCCCCTCTGGTACCACTTTTGGGAAGTTTGGGGGCCCCGGCGCCACTCATATTCTCTTAAGGTGGTCCTAAGTACCCTTAATACTAGGACTAAGGAAACTAGGACTAGTACAGGTCCTGGGTTTCCTTAGATCCAGGACTAGGACTAACATGCCTCAAAGGCAGCCCCAATCTAGGGCCTTTTGAGTGTCCTGGGACCACCATAGGGTTCTCGTAGAGTGATCCTAGTTTCCCTTTAAGCAACCCCAGGGCCCTAGGGCCATTCCAGGCCCCCTTGGATCACTTTAGGGAATTCATGGGGCCCCGAAACCGCTCAAGTGCTTCTAGAGCGGTCCTAGGTGCCCTTAGGACTTAGAATAGGGAAACTAGGACTAGGACTGGTGCTGAGTTCCCCTAGAACTAAGTCGCCTTAGGGGTACTAGGACTAGGAGGCTTCAAAGGCAGCCCGGCTCTAGGACCATTTGAGTGCCTAAGTACCTTTTACCTTTTGACTTTGGCCTTTGACCTTTGAGGACTAGGGGCATTGGAATCAGGACTGGTACCCAGGACCAGGGGCACTAGGACAAGGAGGCTTCTAAGGCAGCCCTGCTCTAGGAACCATAGAGTGCCTATAGACCTTTGACCTTTTGACTTTGGCTTTTGACCTTTGAGGACTAGGACTAGGGGGATTGGGACCAGGACTGGTACTGATGTCCCCTAAAacagcgtgagaacttggtcgtttttcgaatatactggaaaaatattgtgaataacttgtaaattaccagttaaacaTGGTTCTTtgcaattaaatttgaattcaagcaagaaaaagattaaaatccatttttaataCAAGTCcaacttttcttgaaaaagactTGAAACAGGACActtgaaaaatttcaagttagTAAAATAAGTTACAGttagataaataaatagcaATATGTCTaagtataatttaaatatatacaagtataaaacacattaaaatgcattttaagcacaagtcctattatatttaataaatacatGTAAATGcgtacttgaaaattttctgttatacttacttaattaaattttatatatttcagtATTAGTTTGATATATACAAgtgtaaaacaaattaaaatgcattttcaagTACAAGTCCAGCTTGAAATACTTGAAAAtgtatacttgaaaattttcagatatcgTGAGATATCGTCAACTTTTAGGGAGAACCTAGCAGTTCTCTCtaaatttttcaagtatacCTGAAAAAAGTATATATCAAAGTTCtattgaaatatattaaaatttaattaagtaaatataccaaaaaattatatatacatactttaaatatattcaagcaaaaaacacattaaaatccatttttaagGACAAGTCctacttttcttgaaaaatacttgaaaaaggaCACTTGTAAAATTTCAAGTTAGCAAAATAAGTTgcagttaattaaataaatagcaATATGTCTaagtataaattaaatatatacaggtataaaacacattaaaatgcatttttaagcaCAAAGTCCtactatatttaataaatacatGTAAATGTgtacttgaaaattttgtgttatacttacttaattaaattttaacatattttcaGTATTACTTTGATATATTCAagtattaaacaaattaaaatgcattttcaagTAAAAGTCCAGCTTGAAATACTTGATAttatatacttgaaaattttcagatatactggaaaattttctaatgTCTAATacagtaataaaaatttttcagatatatcggaaaattttcagatatactggaaaattttcaagtatacttgaaattttcaagtatacttgccAGAACCTGCGTGTATGACCAAGGgagacctaacctaacctaacctaacctaacctaacctaacctaacctaacctaacctaacctaacctaacctaacctaacctaacctaacctaacctaacctaacctaacctaacctaacctaacctaacctaacctaaacctacctaacctaacctaacctaacctaacctaacctaacctaacctaacctaacctaacctaacctaacctaacctaacctaacctgacctaacctaacctaacctaacctaacctaacctaacctaacctaacctaacctaacctNNNNNNNNNNNNNNNNNNNNNNNNNNNNNNNNNNNNNNNNNNNNNNNNNNNNNNNNNNNNNNNNNNNNNNNNNNNNNNNNNNNNNNNNNNNNNNNNNNNNCCCGGCCAGGGACACTTTTCATTAAGGGAAGTGAAGGGGAAGATGAGGATATCTGAAACGTAATCGTTCTTTTGGTCTTAGAATGCGTAATATGCAATGTTTTCACTTTCGAAATTCAAGACAACTTCAAACCTATGGCAAAACATTATTTTGTAACTAAAAAACCCTATGAAGTAACCATAAAAATTCTTTAGATGAATGGATAAATTGTATCCCTGTGCAACGACCAAGCTTAAAAACACCATATTATCTGTTGAAGTGagattaaacaaataaaaaaatagaaaaaatgaaaaaaagtaatgacCACAGAGTATAATCTTCTCAAGAAAGGGGATCTCAGGATCCCctttcattaagaaaaataatattcctTGTTCAGCTTCATCTGTAGATAAAGCAGGTTAATCTGCGATTACTACAGACGCTGGTAGTCCTTGGAGGAAACATTacacatgataaaaaaaatcgaaaaaaaaataccaaaaacggAAGCTAAAAGACGTAGAGCCCCATGTCTACGTTTATATCCTTTAAGGTGCATAAACCTCAAGAAATTTTGCAATTACCTCGGATATGTGAAAAATCAGATACAACCAATGGATGCACCGGTGACAATTGGAAAAACTGGTGTATTTTTACAGACTTCATTGATCATTATGCTTTTAATTTCAGACGTAGACTTATTCAACTACGTTAACATCAATCGATAATAGTAAATGACttgattttcaagtttttactaTATGTATGCAAGGACATGGTTCTAGAAATAATGAGGCCCTGAGAAACTTTTTCTATAAATGAAGGGAGATTGAAGATTAATTCCCATCCGTATATAGccctttctatatttatctgacgGTTGATGGACAGTTACACAATTTGGACACTGAAATGCGCTCTTTAAGGTACCTGAATCCCCCTTCCATCTACACAATGAGCCACCGTACCTCCTTCTTAATAGCAGATGCGAAATTATATACCACAAAACAATTTGATGAAAATCTGGAGAATCTACTTAGTTAAATTAAGCATTAAgataaatttcaatatttactATTTATGCGGCATTATTTCTGCTGCATTTGGGAAGCTCAATATACAGTTTTATTCTTTCAAATCAATTAGCTATCTCATAACTTCAGATGAATAGCAACTTGGTCCTCTTTGGGGCAAAATCGAAGTTCGgtgccacaaaatggcagaaaactcCACTTTACAATCACATTTGTcccataaaaagggcactggagcTTTTCATGTTCGTTCAATTGAGCCCTTTCTTGATCTTGTAGGACCAGGTAAAAATGCTagattacactttttttttcttatagaagcTCGAAACCTATttagtggggttctctgatatgttgaatctacTCTCGGGATTCCCATAGACTTTTGGgcatgttttcccctttttcaaaaatccggCAAATTTTCTAGGggtcataacttttgatgactgAACTTAAACTTAATGAGTTTTACATTTTcgtaatcagcataataagccaattttgAAGTAATaactgctatcaaaattccgttttagagtttcggttactattggatCGAGTAACTCCTTACTTACTATTCATGACCACAAACTGTAAAATAATTTGACTCTTTACTGTATAAATTGACCTTAGTTTTTTACAAAACTAAAGCTCAgtaactaaattaattaaatcaaaaatgcattacaCAGTGAAAGTGTAGCATATACGGCCTTCCAGATTATCGAACAATATAAATTGTCAAGAGAAAAAGAAGCCACATAagtatttccaaaatttatcaTTCTAAATGTTTGTCAGTTTataaaaaattccttttaaGGTCACAATGAAACCCTAAGCAAATAAATCAATATGTTATTTTATCCTTGCATATGCAAAGATGCACAAATCCTGGaagtaaaaacgtaacaaaatagGTGTGTTTTTTTCCTACAGAGCAATACTACAATGAGGATGGAATTATAGCTTccaaaattccaaaagaaaaaccttatggcataacttaaaatttgacaaagcaGTTTTTATGTTTGGTGTAGTCGGCCACACAGGCATGGACGCAGTTAGACACACCATTAGGCAAGCTTTCTCCTTCTGTTGTAACCGTGGGGAGTGAACTTTACAACGTAATTGCACAAGGACCCGCACTGCTGAGTTTTATATATAAATCGTTGACAACCGAAGACATTATCAGAGGCACTGCTCTAGCGTTGCCTTTACTAAAGAGTCACAAACCTTCaatgtattaattatttatttttccagagCCACTTCATGTTTGTGAGAGGCGCTCATTTTTGATCAGGTTTGTTCATATTTGTCAGAGGCGTTGCTCTAGCGTTGCCTTTACTAAAGAGCCACAAACCTTCaatgtattaattatttatttttccagagCCACTTCACGTGGCAGAACCCCTGACCATAAACTTTTTAATGTCTAGTGCGTCATTTGCgttaactgaaaactaaatttattttaaacatttcttATGATTATAccaatgaaaaatgaaattaccgTTAAATAAAAATTCGAATGGCTGAGATTACCAAGGATAATATCATCatatattaaacattcagtttattttcatttggatTTTCCAGTTGTTTCCACGATTTcagtgattttattttgttttttttttctgtcgatgttttgaaagaattaaagcCCTCAGTTCAaaatacatatagttttcaataaaactcaAACGAGACAATTGACTTTAGAAGGTTTACGTTTAGGAGCGGAGGGGGTAGCCAAGCTCCTGCttgcagtaatttctgttcgtttaaagtttgacatgaatgttcattttgatttctaCTCGTATTAGgattttattaattcataaGTATCTCATACCAAATAAGTCATAGTCACAAATTTACACAAATTTGGAATGAGCCTGCACCAGGAGGTAAGAAACTTTTCTTCAGTGATGATGGGTCTTGACCCTAATTTTAAGAGGAGATTCCATCATGATGACagcaaaaaataatcaaaaaagttAGTCCTTTCTACAACTTATAGTAGATCTTGCAGctgaattttttgaaattttagattAAATGTGAAAATCAAAGATTCATATACAGGCATTTtgcaaattgtaattttttgaatATCATTCTTTTAATATAAGGCTAAagagcccctcccccaatatgAAGAAACTAAATACCGGAATTTGATACAGCCAGATCCAGGTCCTGGAGAAGTCCAAAGAACTTGTATCTCCGATTTGGGAATTGAAGATGTGTGCATTACTGAGTTTGGGCAATAGTCACTAAAGCGTGTAAGAGCATCGCCAAATAACTGAAAGGTTCCAGCTGTTTCGGGagtagtatcaaaattctgatcttCAGGTTCAACTTGAAGCATAAACCCAACAAATCTTTGGACGCTATTTGGTGACCTCCAGCCTTGCAATGTCACTATAAATAGACACTTTAATAACGGTTAAACCTTAATTTGATATCTTAAAGCAccaaactaaactaaaaaaaaggaacactGAAAGTGTCGATGAACAAAAACACTACAAGCTAAGTTACGAGCGCACCGCTTTAGAATTCAACTTACACGCATTAATTTGGGCTATCTGTGTCAATGAGAAATGAGAACACTAAGAACCTTGTAAGCTTCTAAACATTAACCAACAACAAgttgaatgaaaaaataattacttaCTAATTGTTAAACGTCTTATCGTGGAAACAGCTGATTGGCACATccgaaaagaaaatgaaagtgaTACTCAACATTACCGCACAAGCAAAGTGGGCTGTCAGAGGAAGCGCTCTAAAACTCCGTAAGTGAAGAACCATATCTTTTCAATGCactgatttcatttttttctcgaCCACTTTAAATGGAAAGAGTGGTGAAAAAAACTCCAGAGGGGGCTTAGGGGCAAGTACAATTtaataatagaaattattaattGTTCACACATTGATTGTATAAAGGAAGAAGAGGAAAGGCATGCTTGAATTTGGGTGTGAGATTCGTTCAAAACTCTTAAGGGTCGTTCGCTGTGTAAAagagaatcaaaattttattgtggAGACGGAGTTACGGGGCCCGCAAACGGGTAAAATGTTTGTCTctgatcagtttgaaacttacagTCGTAAATCCTTGGAGGAAAAGGAACTTGATGCACGCACGAAAAAAGGGGTCAGTCCGGGGTCAGTGGTCAAGGGTCAGTGGGACTGACAGTCCCAGTCTCATTAAAATAGGACACCAAAACTTCTTCCTGATCAGCTCAAAACTTATATCCTTGAATTGTTGAGCTGAAGGACActcaaaacagaaagaaaaacagaaaaaaaaagattccctCCTAAGCAGGGCCTGGTAAAGggctaaacaattttatttccaaGCTACTTTACACAGAAGGGCTGGTTCCCATGAAACTGAACCCTCTTTTAACTAAGCCCCGTATGACTGAACCCGTGTAACTGAACActtgtgcaactgaaccccacTTATTTGAATCCCTGTTTAACTCAACCTCTGTTACGGCTGAGCTAAATGGGAGGTTGAGCAAAAGTCGGGGATTCCGATGAACTAAGGTTCAGTTAAACACATTCAGTTGCACGGGGTTCATTTAAAGGTCAGTGCAATTGCACTCACCCCAGAAAGGTTGATCGCAGAAACTTACGAGCATTAAGGTGGGAATTGAAAACTTTAGTACACtttttaattgataaaacttattggagggcaaccagcctccaAACCATGCCCTTTTATGCTACATTTTATTAGGACACATCGAAAGGTCTAATCCGCAAATAGGTCACTACAGGGAAACTTGGTATATTGGGTCTTGGTTGTCCAATCATCTAGTAGATCTTTGGGACTGTTTGCTAGCTCAAGATTTCCTGAGTCTCCCATTGGCTATTCTCTGAGAACGAACGATGCtctatgtaaataaaaaaatctgatcTACAGCCgagttttcaaattattaactaaaaaagcttTCTGAACAGgacatattttttgaaataaaagtaaagagctctattaaaattaaagccagtggaaataaatttctata contains the following coding sequences:
- the LOC136030927 gene encoding spondin-1-like, whose product is MEKRLGFDVIVIIIALALRCIEASRCNREPDGRFGQKVHGDNGFRIKVSGSPDKYVPGEVYTVTLQGWRSPNSVQRFVGFMLQVEPEDQNFDTTPETAGTFQLFGDALTRFSDYCPNSVMHTSSIPKSEIQVLWTSPGPGSGCIKFRYLVSSYWGRGSLALY